From bacterium:
TATCTCCGGTAGCAACCGCGAGATTCGACAGAGATGGAATCGGCGGCGAAAATATGCCTCTTTCGCCGCACCCATTGGTTGAACGACCAGCTTTCGCGGCGGTTACAATATCGAAAATGAAATTTTTAAATACGCCATTTTTTATAATATCAATACGTTGTTTGGCGACACCCTCATCATCGAAAGGAGTGCTTCCGAGCCTCCTGTTAAGTGTGCCGTCATCATAGATTGAGAACTTATCATCGAACAGTTTTTGGCCCTCTTTTCCAACGAGAGGAGAAGATTTTGAATAGACCGATCTTCCATTAATTGCCGCACGAATGGGGAGAGTCAACACCATGGAACCTTTTGGATCGAAGACAACTGGTATTTTACCCGCTGAAATCGTCACTATGTTATCCGCAAGCTCCATTTTTCTGTGGAACAGTTCGGTCATCTTACGGATTTCTTCTTTCATATCGGGAAGATGCGTAGAGCCGGAGCCATCACCAACCATGAAAACATCGCCCTCTTTCACGCGGTTTAGGAATCCTCCCCATGATATAATAGTCTTGGAATAGCCGTTTTCGAGACCGCTGGTGTTTGCGATTTTGACCTCAGCAATCATCTTCTGTGCTTCAAAGGATAGATCAGCGACATCTCTATACCTTTCACATTGTGCGATGAACATCTTTCCGTATTCGATAAGGTCTTCGATTGAGAGTTCGGTCAGGGCTTTATCGAATATGTTGGGCAAATTGAATTTTTGTTGTCCGGGAAATTCAATATCGACTCGCTCGCCAAAACCAGCTGTAGCAATGGCGTTATCAATCATAGTATCAATTCCGTTGATGTCGGTTGTTGCCGCAAAACCGATCTTACCGTTTTTTATCACTCGAAGGGAATATCCTTCTTTTTGAACCACAGTCGAGCGCTTGAGTTTCCAGCCTTCATAGCCTATCTCGGTCAGATGGGATTTTATATAGAAAATCTCTGCGCTATCGACGCGTTTTTTTACCTTTTCCAATATTTTCTGCATTATTTACCTCCGATGATAACATCTTTTATCTTGATATGAGGTGCGCCGAAACTCACCTTAGCGGATTGACCACCCTTCCCGCAATTACCTCCACCCTTGGCCCAAATAAAATCGTTACCGATGTCTGTGATGTCCATCAGCGTTTTAAAGAGATTCCCCTGAAGCACGACATTACGAACCATCTCGGCTATCTTGCCATTGCGGATCATATAAGCATAACCAGCGGAGAATGAAAAATTCTCCATCATTGTCTGGCCACCGTAGGCATCGATGCAGTAAACACCGAGTTCTATATCGGAGATCATTTCCTCAAAAAGAACAGTGCCGTTTTCGATAGCGGTGTTTGTCATCCTTACTATCGGGGAGCTAGAATATCCATCGGCGCGTGCGTTACCTGTAACCTCTTCGCCCATCTTGGCGGCGGTTTCGCGGTTATGAAGTCTTCCCACAAGAATGCCGTCCTTGATGAGGTAATTTTTCTTGCAGACAACACCCTCATCATCGACGACTATCGTTCCTCGAAGTTGTGGCATTACGCTACCATCTTCGAATACATTCAACTCTGGTGGGCCGAAGCGTCTTCCAAGAGTCATCATCTCACGAGCCTGTGGATTGTCCATTATGAAATCGGATTCCGAAAGATGTCCGAATGCCTCGTGGATAAATACTCCCGCCAGCTTAGGATCGAGAACGACGGTATATTTACCAGCTTTGACTTCATCGGCATCTAAAAGTTCATCAGCTGTTTTTCCTACCTTCGCTAACGATTTGGCTTTGTCGAGAATATCGCCATAGCTTTCGCGGCTCGACCAAGAATCATGACTGGATTGAACATTGTCGCCTTCGCGCGACATAGCGCGAGCAATCAGCACAATATCCAGCCTTTCTCGAAGGAAGTAAGTTCCTTCGGTATTGGCAAAGCACACGCGCGACACGCTATCGCCATAGGTAACACTCGTGTCGATCAACCTCTTCCCAGATGCCTTGAGTATTTGGTCGTAATTTTTAATCAGATCGTGCTTTTCTTCTATAGAGTGATTCCTTGGATCATCTTTAATATCGGCCTTAATTTCCATATCGATCGCAGGAACCTTCGCTAAACTAATAGGTTCTTCCGGTTCGATAGCTGCACTGCTAACAAGCGCTTCTTCGACTCGTTTTTCCAGATCGTCGAGGGAATTAAAATTAACGACACCCCATCCACCACCATCGACTACAGCCCTAACACAACCTCCAATATCTGTGGAAGCGGCTATTTTATCAACCTCGCCGTTTCTATAGCTAATCGAGGAATTCGTTGAATCCTGGACTCGAATCTCCACATATCCTCGTGCTTTTTCAAGCGCTTTTTTCAATCGCTCGCGCATATTACCTCCTGAAATTTAGATTTATAATTTCTTAATGAGAGAGTATAATAATATAATCTCAAAAGGTCAAATTCGAGGAAGCAATAATCGATTGAGAAAAATTTTCGTTTCAATTATCCTCGTTAAAACGGCATCTCCACTTCGACATTTAAAGCTCTGCGTCGAAAATAAAAAATATGCGGCCCCCCCTGGGGGAGGGAGGCCGCGGGGGTCGCGTAGGTGTGATAGATATGGAGGGTTTCTATTGGGGCAGCGGGCGCTGCCCCTTTTAAATAAAGGCTTTCGCCCTTTACTTCCTTTTTCTCATGAATGCGGGAATCTCGTAATCATCAGGAGCAAAAGAACTTATCTTTGGGCGCTCTTCAATGATCACTGCAGCCATTTCCGCTTCATTTTCGGTTTCGTTTTTAGCCTCCTTTGTTTTGCTCTTAAGTTCGATATCGTCGAACTTGGGAGGCATATATGTTGGAGCAACCTTTGGCACAGTATTTTCCTTATCTATTGATGGGACATTCGTGGAAAAGATGTCTCCTGCTGGCTTGCTCGATCGGGAGCCATCAAAAGCTCGGCTTCTCTTGTTCGAGCGGTTAAATCCAGCCGCAATCACCGTTACACGCATTTCTTCTTTAAGCTCGGGATCGACGACAGTTCCAAATATGATATTCGCTTCACTGCCAGCCGCTTCCGAAATAAGTGTGGATGCTTCGTTGATCTCCATGAGAGACATGCCTGGGCTACCTGTAATGTTAATTAGAACACCTTTGGCACCTTCGATGGACATGTCCTCGAGGAGACTACTCGATATGGCTCCTTTGGCGGCTTCGAGCGCGCGGTTATCGCCTTCGGCGATACCAGTTCCCATAAGGGCGTCACCACCCATACCCGACAGCACACTCCGAACATCGGCGAAATCAAGGTTGACCATACCAGAGATTGTAATAAGGTCACTTATTCCGCGTGTAGCGTGGTGAAGTATCTCATCGGCAATTGCAAAGGCTTCTATAATTGGAGTATTTTTCTCAACAACGCTGAGAAGCCTTTGATTCGGGATGACTATCAGTGTATCGACGGAGTCTTTCAAGGAATCGATTCCGTTTTCGGCATTTTGTGCTCTCTTCCTGCCTTCGAAATCGAAAGGCTTTGTCAGAACTGCAACAGTCAGTGCTCCTATCTCTTTCGAGCAAATTTCGGCAACAACACTCGCTGCGCCAGTTCCTGTTCCGCCCCCCATTCCTGCGGTAATAAAAACCATATCAGACCCAGTCAATACGCTGAGAAGCTGATCACGGTCTTCTTCGGCGGCCTTACGACCGACCTCCGGATTCCCGCCGGCACCGAGGCCTTTGGTAATCCTCGTTCCGATTGAGATCTTCTGAGTAGCGCTACTGCGTGTTAGCGCTTGCTGATCTGTGTTGACATAGATAAACTCCACTCCCCTCAATCCTGCAGCAATCATTCTTTCCACTGCGTTACCGCCTGCTCCACCGATACCGACGACCTTTATTTTAGCCGGTCCAGCGATTTCTTCGTTCTTTTCAAGTTCGAATACCACCTTGCACCTCCTATTGGTGTTGGATATTATGAAATTTACTAACTTCCATTAGATCTTCCTTATAAACCATTTTCGTATTCTAGATAGAAAGTCTTTTTTTGATTCGGAAACCTCTATTCTGTGTCTCCTGTCAGAAGCTGACAAAATGGCACCAACAGCTCCTGAAAAAATTGGTGATCTCGCGAGATCAGGAACATCGCCTGATAGATTCGGAGCGCCAGTTCTAACGGGCATCTCGAAAACACGCTCAGTCAACTTCACGACATCGCGTATAAGCGAAGTCCCGCCGGAAATAACTATTCCTGCAGACAGTTTATTAAGTAAACCGGCTTCGAATATAGCATCTTTACAGAGTATCAAAATTTCCTCAAGCCTAGGTTCTATAATATGGGTTAGGAATTTGCGTTCTACGGATCTTGCTTCTCTTCCTCCGATTCCCGGAATGCTAACCACCTCATTGGATTCTACATTTTCTTCTATCGCCGAGCCAAAATCCAATTTAAGCTGTTCTGCCGAATCGAAAGGAAGCGAAAGACCTACGGTTAAGTCCTTAGTTACGGACTCTCCGGCATAACCGAAGCTATACGCCCATATAAGCGTTCCTCGGGAGAAAATACCTACTTCCGTGGTTCCACAACCTATATCCACGACTGCAACTCCAATCTCGGCCTCATCTGGGGTTAGTATAGCCAAACCCTCGCCATGGATCAAAGCTGCCTGTCCATCGGGTATAATGCCTGCCCTCTCAGAGGTTTTATCTAGGTTAACAAGCAAACTTTTCGGCACCATCAACAAGCCTACATCAGCCTCCATCCGAACCCCACTCATTCCAATTGGATCAGTGATTCCCCCTTGACCATCGACAATAAATTCGCGAACAACGGAATCCACAATTGCTGCTTCGGGAGGTATAACTATAGCCCTCGATGCTTGCAGCACCTCTGAAACATCAGTAGCAGAAATAACATCTCGGTCTTTAGGTATGGCTGTAATACCTCTGCTTGCAAAAGTTCTTAGCCTATCTCCTCCAACGGCGATAAAGGCCTCTTTCACCTCGATATCAGCCATCTTTTCAGCATCGGTTAAAGCGGTCACTACAGCTTTCTGAGCCTTTTCAGCATTTACGATATTGCCACGAACTACACCTTCGGATCTGGCAGAGCCGATACCGAGTAAAATGAGTTCGCTACCGAGTCTCTCTTCGGCAATAGCCACCTTTGTTGAGTGGCTTCCAATATCTAACCCGACATAGATTTCTTGCATAATGAGCCCCAAACTTTTTCTTTCGAACCTTTTTCTATTTTTACAACAGCCTGATCCGAATACCTTAAATCTATTTTTGAAACCGAAGCGCGATTTGTTCCCATGTCGTTCAGAATGGCCGACAACCTTTGGAACCTAAGCTCCGGATCTGTTCTTCCAAATTCCACGGCTATGCCATCACCTCTCAGAATTGCAGTGATTTCCATAGCTTCAGACACATGAATTTCGCTTAGTTTATCTAGGAAATATGGCGCGGTTTTTTTAATTTTTTCATAAAAAGCCAAACCAGTTTTCACTTTATTTTCTTCCAGGATTCTATATTGAGCAACTGGTTTTTCAAAATTTTCACAAGTCAAAACAACTAAATTCGGTATTTGGAATGGTTCGTCGAAGGGTATAATAAGCCCCTTATCTGTTAATCCCCAGATTTTATCGGCGGCAAAAAGCAGGATTGGGTATTCCTCACATAAGATGACATCGACTTTTCCACCCCATCGTCTGCGTATCTCCGCCCAAGCTACTTTAGGATCTGCTTCGAGCATATTTTCTGTTTTTTTCTTTGGAATAGTTAAGATATGTTCACCTTCGTCGAAAGGCAGTAATTCAATGACAGATTGGCGGGGAATCCTATTATTACCGGCTATATTTATTGTCTTAATGTAGAAATCTTCGTGTAACGCAACAAAAGCGCCACCTACAATTATTATTGCAGGTATTGCAAGTCGAAGTATATGTTTTAGCATCTTTTTCATTGCTTTGTAAAACCAATTTTAATAATTTCCAATTCGAGCTTAATTCCAAATTTCGTGTAGATACTATTTCTGATCTTTTCAATTAGTTCGAGGACGTCCGAAGATCTCGCGCCCTTCTGTGTAACGATGAAATTAGCGTGGATATCGCTAACTGAAGCCCCTCCAACCGAGAGGCCTTTAAGACCGGCCATATCTATGAGTCTTCCGGCATGATCACCTTCGGGATTTTTAAAGACGCATCCTGCGGATTGCATCTGGAGAGGCTGCGAATCGGCTCTTTTCTTAAGTATTTGATTCACCTCTGAATGCAATTCTGATTGATCTCGTTCATTATTGAAAGAGAAAACAGCCGAGAAAATAACAGCCTTTCCACGAAGAGAAAATTTCCTATAATCGAACGCTTCTGCAAGGTCGGCTGAAAGTTCTTTCCCATAAAGATCGAAAGCAGAAAGTGAATATGCTTTCTCCCCCACCGAATACCCCCATGCACCAGCATTCATAGCAAGGCCACCACCTATGCTGCCCGGAATACCAGCCAACCCGAGGGCATCGGCGAAGCTTTTTTCTATACTGATTTGGACGAGTGTATCGAGAGGGGCCTGCGCACCGGCTTCGAATTTACCATTTCCAAGACAAATTACGCTACAATTTGCAATCGAGATAAGCGCACCTCTGAAACCATCGTCATTGGCGAGCAGATTGGTTCCCCGGCCTATCGGAAAAACCGGGATATTGTTTTCTGCCATTATGTTCAACGCTTTCGATGTCTTTTCCGGTGAATCGGGTGAAATCATTAGATCGGCTGGACCACCAGTTCCATAATTAGTGAAACGGCTAAGCATGACATCCGTCTCGAAGCTTACATTTGCCTCTTTCAATGCCGATAGTATTAGAGCTTTATTTTTCAAACCTTCCTTAATCCTTTTTCTTTTAGTAACTCGTAAAATTCGTTAATTGATTTGTATATGTCACCCGCACCAAACGAAATCACAATGTCGCCCGGTTTGACTACATCGAATAGTTTTTGAGGAACATCTTCCTTTTCAGGAACATAATAAACTTCTCTATGGCCATAATCCTTGGCCGCACGATAAACCAGCTCGGCAGTGACACCGGGAATAGGATTTTCACGGGAAGGATAGATACCCGTAACTATCAAAACATCGGAATGAAGGAATGCTTGCCCGAAATCCCCTGCAAAATCTCGAGTTCTAGTGAAAAGATGCGGTTGAAAAACAGCAATTACTCGCCTATCATAACCCAGTTTAGCGCCTTGAATCGTTGTTCTTATTTCGGTAGGATGATGCCCAAAATCGTCCACAACAATTATATCCTCGGCCTGCCCGATAATCTCGAATCTCCTATGAACCCCTCGGAATTTTTTAATACCTTCTTTAATATCGGAGAATT
This genomic window contains:
- the ftsZ gene encoding cell division protein FtsZ; the protein is MVFELEKNEEIAGPAKIKVVGIGGAGGNAVERMIAAGLRGVEFIYVNTDQQALTRSSATQKISIGTRITKGLGAGGNPEVGRKAAEEDRDQLLSVLTGSDMVFITAGMGGGTGTGAASVVAEICSKEIGALTVAVLTKPFDFEGRKRAQNAENGIDSLKDSVDTLIVIPNQRLLSVVEKNTPIIEAFAIADEILHHATRGISDLITISGMVNLDFADVRSVLSGMGGDALMGTGIAEGDNRALEAAKGAISSSLLEDMSIEGAKGVLINITGSPGMSLMEINEASTLISEAAGSEANIIFGTVVDPELKEEMRVTVIAAGFNRSNKRSRAFDGSRSSKPAGDIFSTNVPSIDKENTVPKVAPTYMPPKFDDIELKSKTKEAKNETENEAEMAAVIIEERPKISSFAPDDYEIPAFMRKRK
- a CDS encoding TldD/PmbA family protein — encoded protein: MRERLKKALEKARGYVEIRVQDSTNSSISYRNGEVDKIAASTDIGGCVRAVVDGGGWGVVNFNSLDDLEKRVEEALVSSAAIEPEEPISLAKVPAIDMEIKADIKDDPRNHSIEEKHDLIKNYDQILKASGKRLIDTSVTYGDSVSRVCFANTEGTYFLRERLDIVLIARAMSREGDNVQSSHDSWSSRESYGDILDKAKSLAKVGKTADELLDADEVKAGKYTVVLDPKLAGVFIHEAFGHLSESDFIMDNPQAREMMTLGRRFGPPELNVFEDGSVMPQLRGTIVVDDEGVVCKKNYLIKDGILVGRLHNRETAAKMGEEVTGNARADGYSSSPIVRMTNTAIENGTVLFEEMISDIELGVYCIDAYGGQTMMENFSFSAGYAYMIRNGKIAEMVRNVVLQGNLFKTLMDITDIGNDFIWAKGGGNCGKGGQSAKVSFGAPHIKIKDVIIGGK
- the murB gene encoding UDP-N-acetylmuramate dehydrogenase — protein: MKNKALILSALKEANVSFETDVMLSRFTNYGTGGPADLMISPDSPEKTSKALNIMAENNIPVFPIGRGTNLLANDDGFRGALISIANCSVICLGNGKFEAGAQAPLDTLVQISIEKSFADALGLAGIPGSIGGGLAMNAGAWGYSVGEKAYSLSAFDLYGKELSADLAEAFDYRKFSLRGKAVIFSAVFSFNNERDQSELHSEVNQILKKRADSQPLQMQSAGCVFKNPEGDHAGRLIDMAGLKGLSVGGASVSDIHANFIVTQKGARSSDVLELIEKIRNSIYTKFGIKLELEIIKIGFTKQ
- the ftsA gene encoding cell division protein FtsA, producing MQEIYVGLDIGSHSTKVAIAEERLGSELILLGIGSARSEGVVRGNIVNAEKAQKAVVTALTDAEKMADIEVKEAFIAVGGDRLRTFASRGITAIPKDRDVISATDVSEVLQASRAIVIPPEAAIVDSVVREFIVDGQGGITDPIGMSGVRMEADVGLLMVPKSLLVNLDKTSERAGIIPDGQAALIHGEGLAILTPDEAEIGVAVVDIGCGTTEVGIFSRGTLIWAYSFGYAGESVTKDLTVGLSLPFDSAEQLKLDFGSAIEENVESNEVVSIPGIGGREARSVERKFLTHIIEPRLEEILILCKDAIFEAGLLNKLSAGIVISGGTSLIRDVVKLTERVFEMPVRTGAPNLSGDVPDLARSPIFSGAVGAILSASDRRHRIEVSESKKDFLSRIRKWFIRKI
- a CDS encoding FtsQ-type POTRA domain-containing protein, which translates into the protein MKKMLKHILRLAIPAIIIVGGAFVALHEDFYIKTINIAGNNRIPRQSVIELLPFDEGEHILTIPKKKTENMLEADPKVAWAEIRRRWGGKVDVILCEEYPILLFAADKIWGLTDKGLIIPFDEPFQIPNLVVLTCENFEKPVAQYRILEENKVKTGLAFYEKIKKTAPYFLDKLSEIHVSEAMEITAILRGDGIAVEFGRTDPELRFQRLSAILNDMGTNRASVSKIDLRYSDQAVVKIEKGSKEKVWGSLCKKSMSG
- a CDS encoding TldD/PmbA family protein yields the protein MQKILEKVKKRVDSAEIFYIKSHLTEIGYEGWKLKRSTVVQKEGYSLRVIKNGKIGFAATTDINGIDTMIDNAIATAGFGERVDIEFPGQQKFNLPNIFDKALTELSIEDLIEYGKMFIAQCERYRDVADLSFEAQKMIAEVKIANTSGLENGYSKTIISWGGFLNRVKEGDVFMVGDGSGSTHLPDMKEEIRKMTELFHRKMELADNIVTISAGKIPVVFDPKGSMVLTLPIRAAINGRSVYSKSSPLVGKEGQKLFDDKFSIYDDGTLNRRLGSTPFDDEGVAKQRIDIIKNGVFKNFIFDIVTAAKAGRSTNGCGERGIFSPPIPSLSNLAVATGDIPYKKMISDVEEGLLVEGVLGLGQGNIISGAFSNPVGTAFKIEKGELVGRVKNASIAGNIYSDMKEISAIGNKQELVWGSYLVPHIRLDTLNVTS